The following coding sequences lie in one Lolium perenne isolate Kyuss_39 chromosome 2, Kyuss_2.0, whole genome shotgun sequence genomic window:
- the LOC127331222 gene encoding heavy metal-associated isoprenylated plant protein 27 produces MGIVDVVSEYCSLPRTRRHIKKRKQFQTVEMKVRIDCEGCERKVKKALDDMKGVSSVEVLAKQNKVTVTGYVDAAKVIRRVAYKTGKRVEPWPYVPYEMVAHPYAPGAYDKRAPAGYVRNVIGDPSAAPLARASSTETRYTAAFSDENPNACSVM; encoded by the exons ATGGGCATCGTGGACGTCGTCTCCGAGTACTGCTCCCTGCCCAGGACTCGCCGCCACATCAAGAAGCGGAAACAGTTCCAG ACGGTGGAGATGAAGGTGAGGATCGACTGCGAAGGCTGCGAGAGGAAGGTGAAGAAGGCCCTCGACGACATGAAAG GCGTGAGCTCGGTGGAGGTGCTGGCGAAGCAGAACAAGGTGACGGTGACGGGGTACGTGGACGCGGCCAAGGTCATCCGCCGCGTCGCCTACAAGACCGGCAAGAGGGTGGAGCCGTGGCCGTACGTGCCGTACGAGATGGTGGCGCACCCCTACGCCCCTGGAGCGTACGACAAGCGCGCGCCGGCGGGGTACGTCCGGAACGTCATCGGCGACCCCTCCGCCGCGCCGCTGGCACGGGCGTCCTCCACCGAGACTAGGTACACCGCCGCGTTCAGCGACGAGAACCCCAACGCATGCTCCGTCatgtga